Below is a window of Glandiceps talaboti chromosome 15, keGlaTala1.1, whole genome shotgun sequence DNA.
TAGTGAAGGACATGACAAATAGTTCTAACATCTAGCTAGTCTACatgtagttcctatacggtatcgttacgatttacacctccactcacatgcTGTAGTTAGAAACCATCTAACTAATGAGATGTCTTACCCTGGCCACTTGAGTAAACATTACCTCAATACAGTTTTAAGTGAATAATATTACACTTGGCAAGAATGtattgaaaaatttacaaatctgattattatttgcataacagGTAGGCAAGCTACCAATGATGTTTATTATCACAGGATGGTAGTACTGACTACTTTATGTCAACATAAAGCTGCtagtgctacactcatttacatTTATCAAACATTGTAGTTTTCCCcagagtttttttttaaatatgcattaataataatttttcaatttttttcagtatttGTATATGGAGGGTAATAATATAAGTGAAATACCCAGTGACTTCTTTGAATCTCTTCCCAAATTGAAATGGTTAGATTTGAGGAACAACCAATTACAAAACCTGCCACCAACTGTTGGCAACCACAGGTGAGGCaaacattacatatacatatacacgcctaataaaatgttttgtcttTGAAATGGTTATCGTCAATGCACTATAGCTTTTGAAAAGGTGCTTTACATTTATGGCTGGTTTTATTTGGTAGTACAAATCCATCTGGTAGGGTTTCAAACTTTTATTGAGTATTGTGAAGTAATAGTGATTTGAAGTTGTCTTTCAAACAGACTTTAATAGTTAGAGTATGTTTATGCATGTGTAGCAAACAAACTACGATGTTGCTAGTCCTACATATGTCAACTTTCTGGATTTtagaaaaattagacatttttTGCACAAAATATATAGTGCTCATATATTTCTATTAGTGGTACAATTTTTCCTATTTCTATATGATTAGTCATTTACTTTTCTGAACAGTAGCTCCTCAGGAATTGATGCAAATTGCCACATTACAATAgtcaaataaaaacatacacaataccaTATACCTTTGTACATTAGTTTTATTAGAAACAAAATCAGAGAACCCATCAACTTGTGTAAATGTGATGGCAATTATCAATATGGGTCATGTCTGTTTTTACTTAAAGTTAGTAAGGACCAAATATTTCTTTCCATAATCAATTAGTGTACTGTCAAGACTtagaatacatgtaatttcttaCAACAGCATGCACTGTACCAAAATAGTACTAGTTGCCATGGTTTCTTTCAGTAAACAAAATGGTATATATAGAAGATAGAATATAAAGTAGATAGTATATATTGTAGATAACATGTATAGTAGATAGTATATAAAGTAGATGGTATATGTAGtagatagtatatatagtagATAGTATATGTAGTAGAAAGTATATGTAGTAGATGGTATATATAGtagatagtatatatacaaatgtagtagatagtatatatagtagATAGTATATGTAGAttatagtatatgtagtagATTTATGACATAAGTACAGTTTGGCACTCACTTTATTCTCTTGCAGTCATAATGGCTTTTACCCAAATTTACTACTGCCAGTGTCCTCATGAAACAAACACTTTTTTGTCTCACATGGAAATACTGTTTATATAAAAATTttggtgtttttatttttgtttagcTGCTTGAAAACCTTATTGTTAGAAGGTAACCAGATAAAGGAATTACCAGCAGAACTTGGTAAGTGTGatagaaatattaatatcaacagGTAGTCAAATCGGCATGTGTTCCAAGATGTATCGTGAGTTTCCTCAAACAAcaccatgtattctgtatgtatcattgtacaGAGGGTTTCATGCACTACTCAGGGGAATGGTTTTCACCTGTTCATACCCGGGGTTTACTAGTAAAATCCCGCCTGTCATGGATgatgtttagtctttgttctatacaATCATTCACAATTAAAATGGTCAACaagtctttccatcatttcatgaCGACAgtgtttcaaatgtaataaacagaaaacaatCCTAATTTATCACTGTCAACAGCATTGTGTCTTGCAGTACATTTTGGAATGGGAAAGTTGACTGTTCAGTACTGCTTGaccactggccaggtctggtaggTGTGTGCGGCCAATGCAgccaaccccagaccccattttagacccatgttgaccaaaaaccaataccccattttaaaCTATTCAAGGTTTTAGAAGgctccattttagaccaaaatacataatcacTGATATGAAACTGTCAACCAGTGAATTAGCTGGGGGAATTTCTGAGGGATATTCTTTGAAATTCCAAACTAGTCGAGAATTTATTATGTGCATGTGGttccttccaggaccccattttagaccaaacaaaatcaacaattgtgtaaagtggaccccatgttagactccttatctctaaaaatacaatacccattttagaccagaGGGCGACAAAGGCAGCATGTATACATCTACCCAATAGGTGGGAatacaccccctcccccctttgtacatgtgtagttaAGGAGCTCTGTGTTTTATAAAGACTTATCAttccttgtttttgacatgACATGTCTCGTCTGAGTTACATGTGTGATTGAGGAAGTAATTGATACTATAGTAACTTAACCTATGCCATGCAGTGTCAACCCCAATATTATTAGTAACTATTTTTAGCCCGTGTGAATTTATTATGGAAGcaactttatatacatgtaagcaTGCCAGAAAAATGTTTGTGctatttgtaaaatttataaatcaatCACTTACAACTGGATGACACAGTGTTCTCCCTGGACAAAGTACCAAGAACATAAAGCCATCTTGTAATTTGAAGAGTTCCCACTTGACAAAATGAAAACCATACTCCAAACATTGTCATTTAGGTGAAAATTATACCAAACATCTGAACTACATAGAATAGAAGTTGCTACTTGACTCCATTTCATAAGtataatgaaataaagatacacatttagaattgtacttGCCTAATTCACAGATTCCAAATAGgtttctttatttcattatacatgtacatagttttCCCTGTCTGGTTTCGAACTGGCAAATACAGAGTGTTACAGTACCAGTTTTCTAACTGGCAAAATACAGAGTGTTACAGTACCAGTCTCTTGTGAAAACAAGTCTAGGAAAAACAGACCGTGATTTagtctgtatgtacatgtacagtttgacCTCTGATTGAACAAAGTCTTGTAAGTTTAGTAGTGTTGATGTGATAGTATGGAAATCATGTAACACAATCTGTATAGTACATTGTAAGTCTAATTGCAGTGTTATGTAGTAATACAGATGTCTGAGTTCTATGAACATTTCAGGAGTGATGCAAACTTTCAAATTCTGGAATCCACTAAACCAAAGTTTCATTTGTATCGtggtaataaaaaataaaggcCCATAAATTTATTGAGTTGTTAGACAATGACATATAGTAAGTTTTTTATAAAACCTGACTCAACAATGTATTGTTAGTTGAAACTATAGTATATTTATATGGCTTTTCTCTGCTTTCCCAATGCACAGGTTTGCTGGAAACGTTGACAGGATTAAATCTCCATAGCAACCCACTGACATTTCCTCCTCCAAAGGTTGTCCATAAAGGAATCAAAGAAATCCTTAGGTATCTCAGAGAAGCACTTAAAGTCAAGAATAAGAAAATGACTGCTGCTggtaagaatttttttttttcgccAATTTTATGATTCCCAAACTCCATAAAACTTGTTCTCTAGAAGTACCAATTTCCTACTGTTTGCATTAATTGTGCATTTGATGAAAGCATAAAACTAGTTAATATCATTAACCGGTACTATTGATACCAACGTTTTGacctcatacatgtacacaaggtCTGCTACAAgatctaaaaataaaaaatttccCAAAcgtattacaaataaataaataaatcagttTTTGTGTGCTTATATTTATgctttatttttctatttgttCTTCTGACTAGCATTCTTTTCAAAGTTGTCAacattatataaatttataGGATTCCATAGTCAATGTACTATtacttaagcaataacccctgccgaaggcgggtatacacaagattttggtacaattcgcgacatatagcacgagccgaatggcgagtgctatatggagcgaattgtaccaaattcgagtgtatacccgccttcggagggagttattgctattatattatatcaaaatatgtgtctatttcttctaaatgtgattctgtggttatttatatgcctgaaaaggcgaattcgcacgcacagaaaaagatcgtcggtaatagatcgtcgggaatgAGCAtgttttgatgagtggatacgttcatgtcgcccatacacacacactgcatgaacacaaaccatacactgcattgcattgcattgataaattactttatttacatcatataatgcataacgaaaacgcgttgaaaactagcaacgaagaaaacggggcaagaggtcaaagaaagtaacaattttgtttggatatttacataagaacaatacaatcttgtacactgctaaaaatagatgtctcggcgttgaatcagctgaatcggagaaagctcgagacagtaaatcagagacgcgacgttacacagtctactttaatttaatggttaacaaattgaacattgactgaacctgaaaatgtacagttttgaaataaccctgacgcacttgactgatggttaaaagttaaattggtgttgcttgattcaacgagagcaggacgctgacggctcgttgcatgggagaacttgtaccttatcagctatagccagtgatgttgaagccactgatcgatcgttgctttcgatcgcaaggtcatcagtggaattatttggactactgtaacccaaactattgtacaggatacctgacatacctttactctgaggaagtgttaatttattggtataagaaagaacactagcttcatttttgtgagtactattcatatgctagtttaggggcccattttaccactgccagccgtggtaaaatgggattttaccacagttattatccaatcagaatggcgcatagtagcatgatataatataataatgttttgaGCATGCATAGGAGGTCTTGTTCAGGGTCAAAAGTATTAACATAAACAGAtcaaaaatgatttttaaaagtaaacaaatcgTGTTTTGTATGTTAATGTTAATGCTGTAATTTTCTGACTTTGTTGAATAAATGAAGGCCAACTACAGAGAATGCATACTTTCTGAGGGGGACTAGAACTTGAGGAGATAGATACAAGTTCAATATAAAATGTGAAGAACTTACTCCCAATGAGGTTGAATTTACAACCTTTTAATTCTGTGTTTTGGTCCTGCACAAATGACCTTCATTAGGAATCTAAAAATCAGTGGataataaataattttcttttgaattgtCAGACTAGCAGggttatttttcaatattaaaaACACTATACTTGTAAGATTCACTAGACTAAGTATAGAATAGTAATCACATAGATGGGAAGAACTCTAAAATGTAAAATCCTGTATGGCTGCTGGCTAGTCTTGTTAGCAGTGTACTAATctagaaaaaaatcattaaatatgtacaatatatggaATTTTTATCAGAATAGAtcaatattttggtaaaatgcTGGACTGTTACTTGACCTTAGAATTATTACGGTCATGGTATAATCAAAcagacaaatatatgtatatatcaaatatcatatatGTGGAGCCATGACATGAGACTGATAGTCAACACTGTATGTAAAATGAACATCTGTTaggacacatatacacacagaaatACATAATGATAACAGATAACCAGCAATTGTATTGAAAACTATTGTTCTCATGTGTATTGGTATAGTAGTATGAATATACTTTATGATTATGTTTacaataaaatagaatattGGTAGTATTCTTGTACATTTGTCCATATCATGAATAAGTGAGAGCTAGATTTATAGacaattattgttgtcatgagTATTAGTAAAGTGGTATGGATATACTCAGGTGAATACTAGAATATGGAAAAATATTGGAAGTATACTTGTCCATATCACGAAGTGAGATATAGATTATAGACAGcaattgacatgtacattgtacagtggTATGGCTATCACATGAATATACCGTAATATGATAGAATACTAGCCAGTCAATATGTCAGTCACCAGATAAATTTATAGTAcggtacatttgtaaatatattatttatagtgtattgatttattttgtgtatgtttacTAGACTGGAAGATTGATTGTTGTGAGTATACTGTTAATTGCTTCccataaacaaatgaatacataattaatgagtGAGTGTCAGCAATGATCAATCTTTCAGTTTATGTGTTTTCAATACTGACTATAATTCACTTAATATAAATTGTCTCTACTGAGTTGGGAATAAggaacatttgaactgtttgaAAACACCGTCCATTGTCACAAACTACAGCCTCATTTACAGCACCGTCAAAAACGTGCCATTCGTTATTTCACAATAtggcggaagaaataacaactctggtttgcgagaatgctatCATCTTGGATGAATGATgctatctccccccccccccccccccatatacatgtattggacaTAGTTATTCAGTGAACAGCAATGAtgaactacattttgtattgataCTTATTTctcatattgatttttttttgcttgtttgtttgttaaagtTTTAGGCTTTCATTTGTAGGCCTGGGAATATTTTGACGAGAACATTTCATCCATTAATCTGTATATCTGTATCATTACAGATTTAAGAATGGATGACTTATATATAGACGATTCGGATCCATTGTCTTCAAGCTCAGATGAGTTTAGCCGACCTAGAACCAAAAGTAGCGGTAAACGACGGAGACGTGTATATAGTGGACAATCCACACGATCTACAGTAACAAGTGACCCATCAGATATTGAGTTCCCACGACCTAAGTCTGTCAATTTACATAAACCAATATCATATGATGAATACAGAAAATTACAGTATGATAAATTCAAAAGGGCTGGAGCCTTAGGAATTCTTGGCAAGGAGAGGTAAGAATTTTGTGGTATACAAAAGTAAttgttgtgtttgaaaatgttcgAAGAATCAAATTTAACAGGGAAATGTAGTCAGTTTGGACAttaaagctgtactagctgTACCTGGGGTAATATTTATTTGATCAGACAGCCAATAATATTCAccaaaaattgttaaaataccaataattagatggTGTGCATGTTGTTTAGATGTCGATTTTATCCAGAAGTAGtacagcaacaggttgaaattgtgatcatgGTTGAGGGCACTGTGTTTAGGTTGTGGACCTAAAATCATTTTGTTGGATTTATTTGACTCTATTTCTATGTACTGACTGTGACAATACACAAATACGTTTACCTCAGGTCATTCAGTACTGTTCAAGGTGTACAATAAGTAAAAACaagtaaaattatatttattagaGAGTTTCAAGAAAGgttctagttgcagctagtgtagccTTAACACTGCACTGTATTTTGGAGACATAAACATTGCATGAATAACATCATTGTGTGATTGAGGtctgtagtacatgtagatggatCGAAATGTCgcaatcatttcaaatttactgtTCCAAATTGGCTACACTTCACTGTTCAATTCTTATCTTGTTGCAGTTCTGATGTAGCACGTGTAGATATTTGATGTTTGAATAGTGTCTAATATGTAGCACTATTTGgaaatgaatacaaaacaaaactatcttatcattcaaaacaacaagtccagtaggatagattataattacttcattattaaCTTAATCCTACATGATTGACAACATTCATAGACATATCTTATCATCTATTTAATCATAATATGACTAGCAGTTTCAGTTATATGACTGACATGTAACTTGTTACTTTCATCACATGACAAACATGTGACCAATGATAACTTTTATGGACATTCACAGGAGGtcaaagaaacaattacaaaaaGCAAGGATACCATCTCCACCTATGATAGATCCAATTGAATCCCGAATAATTGAAGAAAGACGCCTTGCACAGTTGAGAGAACTTAAACAAAAGCAAATGTTAATGGAACAAAGAAGAAAGTAAGTATGACTAtgattgttatgatttatatcatatataggAAACAATGTCAgattaaatatgtatattaatattcattaaccTTCTGAATATTAATTAATAGTCTTATATAATTATCCAAGCACATGTAAATTAATTTAAGTTCAAGAGTTGGTGTGGTTAAATTAGcagtttgttatttgttctctCCAGTTCTGATTGCGTTGTTGCCcacaattacaaaaatgtactgaTATTACTCATCCTGTTACAGAGAGATGTGCTCACTTATAAATCATATAACATTACAGTTAGTTGTGTTGTAATGATTGAGGTTCTCACCATATATGTTAATTAACATTAAAGGTAAAACATAGTCTTGACATGCCTAGTACAGAGCTGAAATCTCACGTGACATATGCAtgctacatttgtattattatcattgcTGCAAGCAAATATCTGAATCAGTATTCAGTACAAACTTGTTGGAAATCCCAGAGAACTCATTCTTTCATTACATTATCTAAATAACTTAACATACAAATTAAAGTTGGAGTTTTAGTACAATTTTACCATG
It encodes the following:
- the LOC144446636 gene encoding leucine-rich repeat-containing protein 27-like isoform X1, with amino-acid sequence MADRIVNGDRVDTDEEEQSYDSMAMSEGSSAGLKRRKTNDEIVADLIAMARILGAITLDISGRQISKLPDEIMQLDHIEYLYMEGNNISEIPSDFFESLPKLKWLDLRNNQLQNLPPTVGNHSCLKTLLLEGNQIKELPAELGLLETLTGLNLHSNPLTFPPPKVVHKGIKEILRYLREALKVKNKKMTAADLRMDDLYIDDSDPLSSSSDEFSRPRTKSSGKRRRRVYSGQSTRSTVTSDPSDIEFPRPKSVNLHKPISYDEYRKLQYDKFKRAGALGILGKERRSKKQLQKARIPSPPMIDPIESRIIEERRLAQLRELKQKQMLMEQRRKDQEMLLNWRDETRDLQRKNYLRALQLNREAWPPSKSDFYEPIAQAPYDTDPAYMKMMTKEDRIKQEVRNRHEALKNMLSPRSKQRLEETRIARDREVEEKIKAHTKMMRERRQKPKGTPQEEMAAAKRELEMAEALHRELNSRHMDLEYRFKAFTGDVA
- the LOC144446636 gene encoding leucine-rich repeat-containing protein 27-like isoform X2, translated to MADRIVNGDRVDTDEEEQSYDSMAMSEGSSAGLKRRKTNDEIVADLIAMARILGAITLDISGRQISKLPDEIMQLDHIEYLYMEGNNISEIPSDFFESLPKLKWLDLRNNQLQNLPPTVGNHSCLKTLLLEGNQIKELPAELGLLETLTGLNLHSNPLTFPPPKVVHKGIKEILRYLREALKVKNKKMTAADLRMDDLYIDDSDPLSSSSDEFSRPRTKSSGKRRRRVYSGQSTRSTVTSDPSDIEFPRPKSVNLHKPISYDEYRKLQYDKFKRAGALGILGKERRSKKQLQKARIPSPPMIDPIESRIIEERRLAQLRELKQKQMLMEQRRKDQEMLLNWRDETRDLQRKNYLRALQLNREDFYEPIAQAPYDTDPAYMKMMTKEDRIKQEVRNRHEALKNMLSPRSKQRLEETRIARDREVEEKIKAHTKMMRERRQKPKGTPQEEMAAAKRELEMAEALHRELNSRHMDLEYRFKAFTGDVA